From a region of the Mobula hypostoma chromosome 6, sMobHyp1.1, whole genome shotgun sequence genome:
- the LOC134347559 gene encoding uncharacterized protein LOC134347559, with translation MAQQSAYSEHIQFNGQNIIQKVPFIKNTNQPNFVHACADTHLDGCRISSSQFLNFEGSILCEDFALVENIDSSSKLSHNHNVMKIDHLIKDVESIILQLDNSRDDTLLNEGISSIFGDNLQPRLSEHTECTETHGSKCMTHLERDHVFLTEESALLHECSVIKLQTNQQFQVDALHQGSEHGEHGNVNNLQSEFCKQKLSDSEDLNLTDTCNVMLLEEEQQAQENRYLSVQTLENETTVQNILGFDAVKEGQSKRYSTVEEYWSNVETTGSSIIHSTIMDIEEQELTSANEERNEKIPFADKNDRQDSIKLCSIITGFFRGS, from the coding sequence ATGGCCCAACAATCGGCGTATTCTGAGCATATACAGTTTAATGGGCAGAATATTATCCAAAAAGTACCCTTTATCAAAAATACAAATCAACCAAACTTTGTTCATGCATGCGCTGATACGCATTTAGatggctgcagaatctcttcgTCCCAGTTCTTAAACTTTGAAGGGTCTATTTTATGTGAAGACTTTGCACTTGTTGAAAATATAGATTCTTCTTCAAAACTCAGCCATAACCATAATGTGATGAAAATTGATCACTTGATTAAAGATGTTGAATCTATAATTTTGCAACTGGATAATAGCAGAGATGATACATTATTAAATGAAGGAATAAGCTCTATATTTGGTGACAATTTGCAGCCACGTTTGTCAGAGCACACTGAGTGTACAGAAACACATGGGTCCAAATGTATGACACACTTAGAGCGAGATCATGTGTTTCTGACAGAGGAAAGTGCACTATTGCATGAATGTTCTGTTATAAAATTACAAACTAATCAGCAATTTCAAGTTGATGCATTGCATCAGGGGTCTGAACATGGGGAACATGGAAATGTAAATAACTTACAGAGCGAATTCTGCAAACAAAAACTCAGTGACAGTGAAGATTTGAACCTGACTGACACCTGTAATGTAATGTTACTTGAAGAAGAACAACAAGCACAAGAGAATAGATACCTGTCAGTACAGACCTTGGAAAATGAGACCACTGTGCAGAATATCTTGGGATTCGATGCTGTAAAGGAAGGTCAAAGTAAGCGATATTCTACTGTTGAAGAGTATTGGTCAAACGTGGAAACCACTGGATCTAGCATTATTCACTCAACTATAATGGATATAGAagagcaggaattgacttctgcAAATGAAGAGAGAAATGAAAAAATACCATTTGCTGATAAAAATGATAGACAAGATTCGATAAAGCTGTGCTCAATCATCACAGGATTCTTCAGAGGATCTTAA